A single window of Candidatus Palauibacter polyketidifaciens DNA harbors:
- a CDS encoding N-acetylmuramoyl-L-alanine amidase, with product MGVERGAGGKRGRAGAGGRIAVAAVVVAQTALSGTLAAVDAQTPPETVQAEVSGRTVSLAVARHRAYPAVDAADLALALESVVEDVTWNGVFLRARLHGEEVAFEAESPFFRHGGRTVQLANPPYEEGGAFWLPAEFVTRWVSEGPPHVAAVSEGSEASAASPASPSPPPPADPLPARVDPTAPWRVIIDPGHGGRDPGTLGSASYEKDIVLAIAKQLYGELEGHEMFEPYLTRETDVYVDLDVRSQFAVDRAGDLFVSIHANAAADERARGFETIFLGQARSEEAREVALRENRGPEVDDAPGSPSDVQFILAGMDRNENYAESRLFAGFVQNSIRSVRRGEAPDRGVIQGPWWVLLGALVRMPSVIVEVGFLSNDEEERYLNGTEGQEVIARAIAEAIVAYREDVLRRYAPAPEPGC from the coding sequence GTGGGGGTTGAACGGGGAGCCGGCGGCAAACGCGGCCGGGCCGGCGCGGGCGGGCGGATCGCGGTGGCAGCCGTCGTCGTTGCGCAGACCGCGCTTTCGGGAACCCTGGCGGCGGTCGACGCGCAGACGCCCCCGGAGACGGTTCAGGCGGAGGTCTCGGGCCGCACCGTGAGTCTCGCCGTCGCGCGACACCGGGCCTACCCCGCGGTCGATGCGGCGGATCTCGCCCTCGCCCTGGAGAGCGTCGTCGAGGACGTCACGTGGAACGGCGTCTTCCTTCGGGCCCGCCTCCACGGCGAAGAGGTCGCGTTCGAGGCGGAGTCTCCCTTCTTCCGACACGGAGGACGCACGGTGCAGCTTGCGAATCCGCCCTACGAGGAGGGCGGCGCCTTCTGGCTTCCGGCGGAGTTCGTCACTCGGTGGGTGTCGGAGGGACCGCCGCACGTCGCCGCCGTGTCCGAGGGATCCGAGGCGTCCGCCGCATCCCCGGCGTCTCCGTCCCCCCCGCCGCCGGCAGATCCGTTGCCGGCCCGCGTCGACCCGACGGCGCCGTGGCGCGTGATCATCGACCCGGGGCACGGCGGCCGGGATCCGGGAACGCTGGGCAGCGCGAGCTACGAGAAGGACATCGTGCTCGCGATCGCGAAACAACTGTACGGGGAGCTTGAAGGGCACGAGATGTTCGAGCCCTATCTGACCCGCGAGACGGACGTCTACGTGGACCTCGACGTGCGGTCGCAGTTCGCCGTGGACCGGGCCGGGGATCTCTTCGTCTCGATCCACGCCAACGCCGCGGCGGACGAGCGGGCGCGCGGGTTCGAGACCATCTTCCTCGGGCAGGCCCGCTCCGAGGAGGCGCGCGAGGTTGCGCTGCGGGAGAACCGGGGTCCCGAGGTGGATGACGCCCCGGGTTCGCCCTCCGACGTTCAGTTCATCCTCGCGGGAATGGACCGTAATGAGAATTATGCGGAGTCGCGGCTCTTCGCCGGGTTCGTGCAGAACTCGATCCGGAGCGTCCGGCGCGGCGAGGCCCCCGACCGCGGCGTCATACAGGGCCCGTGGTGGGTGCTCCTGGGGGCGCTTGTGCGCATGCCGTCGGTGATCGTCGAAGTCGGTTTTCTCTCGAACGATG
- the smpB gene encoding SsrA-binding protein SmpB: MGDRDGVRVIARNRKARHDYEVLEQFEAGLVLRGAEVKSLRDGKASFTDSYGRIDGGEAWLHNLHIPPYDKATIDAPDPVRRRKLLLRRREIDRLRSKTRESGLTLVPLDIHFRRGFAKVTLGLARGKKHRDRREDLKRKTMQREAERAKREAARGG, encoded by the coding sequence GTGGGCGATCGCGATGGGGTCCGGGTCATCGCCCGCAACAGGAAGGCGCGCCACGACTACGAGGTGCTCGAACAGTTCGAGGCGGGACTCGTGCTGCGGGGCGCGGAGGTGAAGTCGCTCCGGGATGGGAAGGCGAGCTTCACGGACTCGTACGGGCGGATCGACGGTGGGGAGGCGTGGCTCCATAATCTCCACATTCCTCCGTACGACAAGGCGACGATCGACGCCCCCGACCCGGTGCGCCGGCGAAAGCTCCTGCTCAGGAGGCGGGAGATCGATCGCCTGCGCTCGAAGACGCGGGAGAGCGGGCTGACGCTCGTGCCGCTGGACATCCATTTTCGGCGCGGCTTCGCGAAGGTCACGCTGGGGCTGGCGCGGGGGAAGAAGCACCGGGACCGGCGGGAGGACCTGAAGAGGAAGACGATGCAGCGGGAGGCCGAGCGGGCGAAGAGGGAGGCGGCGCGTGGGGGTTGA
- a CDS encoding YtxH domain-containing protein translates to MSEQEQQPYVVVERRASGVVAFLCGALVGAGVALLLAPKSGRETQADLKEGARRLREGTGERLTDLRDTLGERYDRTRDRVETQVGAFRRNVADRQKKAGEAIKAGKDAARQARSDLEARVSESKEAYRAALADGEAPEDHPEDGSGDGSGDGTGDEAGEAPEADESAGDADGGASRE, encoded by the coding sequence ATGTCGGAGCAGGAACAACAGCCGTACGTCGTCGTGGAACGCCGGGCGTCCGGGGTCGTCGCATTCCTCTGCGGCGCCCTCGTGGGTGCGGGCGTCGCGCTGCTCCTGGCGCCGAAATCCGGACGCGAGACGCAGGCCGACCTCAAGGAGGGAGCCCGCCGGTTGAGAGAAGGGACGGGCGAGCGGCTCACGGACCTCCGGGACACGCTCGGGGAACGCTACGACCGGACGCGCGATCGGGTGGAAACGCAGGTGGGGGCCTTCCGCCGGAACGTCGCCGACCGCCAGAAGAAGGCGGGAGAGGCGATCAAGGCGGGGAAGGACGCGGCCCGGCAGGCCCGCTCCGACCTCGAAGCGCGCGTCTCCGAGTCCAAGGAGGCCTACCGCGCGGCGCTGGCGGACGGCGAGGCTCCGGAGGACCACCCGGAGGACGGATCCGGGGATGGATCGGGAGACGGAACCGGCGACGAGGCGGGCGAAGCGCCGGAGGCCGATGAGAGCGCCGGAGACGCGGACGGCGGGGCGTCCCGGGAGTGA
- a CDS encoding M28 family peptidase, which translates to MKRKLPGITPTLAGARPAAMWVPLLALAAFPAGISAQNEAGAATITADDLRLRIGALAHDSMRGRATPSPELDKAARHIARRFEEFGLQPADGDIYLQEYPLTASRAGSPGRQLLDIAGPGGGTIDVSDYLAVPGGRGEAAGPLAIVTPGAADPPTGAVAVMRVTPEETRRGLESVRGILDGGAVAVLLALDAPDDYFAGIRRFYERERLSVGMPEELGAPVALVRARALPEPLRAALASGAGTNAYEATVRTHSVFREERAFNTIGWIEGSDPDLRGEFVVFTAHMDHVGVGRPVDGDSIYNGADDDASGTAAIIELAQAYASLETPPRRSLVFLAVSGEERGLLGSGWYAENPLFPLGATVANLNIDMIGRNWRDTVVAIGADESTLGTTLRQTLREHPELGLEMIDDPWPEENFYFRSDHYNFARKGVPVLFFFTGTHEDYHGPNDEPDRILYDKTARITRLIFHLGHRIADADGRPEWDPAAYRRVVEGSGR; encoded by the coding sequence ATGAAAAGGAAGCTGCCGGGAATCACGCCGACCCTGGCGGGCGCGCGGCCCGCCGCGATGTGGGTCCCGCTGCTGGCTCTCGCGGCCTTCCCCGCGGGAATCTCCGCGCAGAACGAAGCCGGAGCGGCGACGATCACCGCGGACGACCTGCGGCTTCGCATCGGCGCCCTCGCGCACGACTCGATGCGCGGCCGGGCGACGCCGAGCCCGGAACTCGACAAGGCGGCGCGGCACATCGCCCGCCGTTTCGAGGAGTTTGGCCTCCAGCCGGCGGACGGCGACATCTATCTGCAGGAGTATCCGCTGACCGCTTCCCGAGCCGGCTCCCCCGGCCGGCAACTGCTCGACATCGCCGGTCCGGGCGGCGGCACGATCGACGTGTCCGACTACCTCGCCGTTCCCGGGGGCCGCGGCGAGGCCGCGGGTCCGCTCGCGATCGTCACGCCCGGCGCCGCGGACCCGCCCACCGGCGCCGTTGCGGTCATGCGGGTCACGCCCGAGGAGACTCGGCGAGGCCTCGAATCCGTCCGCGGTATCCTCGATGGCGGCGCGGTCGCCGTCCTGCTCGCGCTCGATGCGCCGGACGACTACTTCGCCGGCATCCGGCGCTTCTACGAGCGGGAGCGGCTGTCCGTCGGCATGCCGGAGGAACTCGGCGCCCCGGTGGCGCTCGTCCGGGCGCGTGCGCTCCCCGAGCCGCTGCGCGCGGCCCTCGCTTCCGGCGCGGGCACCAACGCCTACGAGGCGACGGTGCGTACACATTCCGTGTTCCGTGAGGAGAGGGCCTTCAACACGATCGGCTGGATCGAGGGTTCGGATCCCGACCTCCGCGGCGAGTTCGTCGTCTTCACGGCCCACATGGATCACGTGGGCGTGGGGCGGCCTGTCGACGGGGACTCCATCTACAACGGCGCCGATGACGACGCCTCCGGGACCGCGGCGATCATCGAACTCGCGCAGGCGTACGCATCTCTGGAAACGCCGCCGCGCCGCTCCCTCGTATTCCTGGCCGTGAGCGGGGAGGAGCGCGGACTTCTCGGCTCGGGGTGGTACGCCGAAAACCCGCTGTTTCCCCTCGGGGCGACGGTCGCCAACCTGAACATCGACATGATCGGACGAAACTGGCGCGACACCGTCGTGGCGATCGGCGCCGACGAGTCGACGCTCGGCACGACACTTCGCCAGACGCTGCGGGAGCACCCGGAGCTCGGGCTCGAGATGATCGACGACCCGTGGCCGGAGGAGAACTTCTATTTTCGCTCGGACCACTACAATTTTGCGCGGAAGGGCGTGCCCGTTCTCTTCTTCTTCACGGGCACGCACGAAGACTATCACGGTCCCAACGACGAACCGGACCGGATTCTGTACGACAAGACGGCGCGCATCACGCGTCTCATCTTTCATCTCGGGCATCGCATCGCCGACGCCGATGGGCGGCCCGAGTGGGATCCGGCGGCATACCGGCGGGTTGTAGAGGGAAGCGGCCGATAG
- a CDS encoding DUF58 domain-containing protein: protein MTEGTATLTSALEASRQRLDLASPREIVGLSHLELVARHIVEGFLIGLHDSPKRGFSAEFAEDRPYNHGDDLRYLDWKAYARTDRLFIKQYEEETNLRAYLLVDVSRSMGWVSDEERFPTKLAYARLLAASLSLLLVQQGDATGLIAFDEALRAHLAPRTTRRHWRRLLGELTRLSADGRTDAGSALKEIAGRLQRRGLVVLISDLLVDPETTRLSLRYLRHRGHEVILFHIMDPGERELPAEGEAIFFDPETGEELGANSAALRRQYREAVEAAVDGWRKEALRWGADYALLTTDTPLGLALRQFMRRRAGG from the coding sequence ATGACCGAAGGCACCGCAACTCTCACCTCCGCTCTCGAAGCTTCCCGGCAGCGCCTCGACCTCGCGAGTCCGCGCGAGATCGTGGGGCTTTCGCACCTCGAACTCGTGGCGCGCCATATCGTCGAGGGGTTTCTCATCGGGCTCCACGACTCGCCGAAGCGCGGCTTCTCCGCCGAGTTCGCCGAGGATCGCCCCTACAATCACGGCGACGATCTCCGCTACCTGGACTGGAAGGCCTACGCGAGGACGGACCGCCTCTTCATCAAGCAATACGAGGAGGAGACGAACCTGCGGGCCTACCTCCTCGTCGACGTGAGCCGGTCGATGGGCTGGGTGTCGGACGAGGAGCGCTTTCCGACCAAGCTTGCCTACGCGAGGCTGCTTGCGGCCTCGCTTTCGCTGCTCCTCGTGCAGCAGGGAGACGCGACGGGGCTCATCGCCTTCGACGAGGCGCTGCGGGCGCACCTGGCGCCACGCACCACGCGCCGCCACTGGCGCCGGCTGCTGGGCGAACTCACGCGCCTCTCCGCCGATGGCCGGACCGACGCGGGCTCCGCGCTCAAGGAGATCGCGGGGCGGCTTCAGCGGCGGGGCCTCGTCGTGCTCATCTCGGACCTGCTCGTGGACCCTGAGACGACGCGGCTGTCGCTGCGCTATCTCCGGCACCGCGGCCATGAGGTGATCCTGTTCCACATCATGGACCCCGGCGAGCGGGAACTTCCCGCGGAGGGGGAGGCGATCTTCTTCGACCCCGAGACCGGCGAGGAGCTCGGCGCGAACTCCGCGGCGCTCCGAAGGCAGTACCGGGAGGCGGTCGAGGCGGCGGTCGACGGCTGGCGCAAGGAGGCGCTGCGCTGGGGGGCCGACTACGCGCTCCTCACGACGGACACGCCCCTCGGGCTCGCGCTGCGGCAGTTCATGCGCAGGCGGGCCGGCGGATGA
- a CDS encoding BatA domain-containing protein, producing MSFLYLSALALGLSVVVPLILHLRRRQTDRRVSFPALRYLSRAEDARSRSLAASDLLLLAVRIGLLIALALAAAGPLIGRGGAHDHEPTDLALIVDNSASVGRLDEDRLLFESLVELARSALAAARPEDRVWLFPTVGEPLAAGVSAGRAAPALGQLRPTDGAADLAAAVARAAAALPADGERRREIQLLSDLQASALRTAPAAAGDAAPLVAYAPRPPAEPNGALVDVELTGGTTAPSGTGHGVIVRSARSGPAAPPEPPGAAAAEADIRLELDGRLAGAARAPWGASAILGLPELGPGLHEGRLEVDPAGARADDLRYFAIRIVPPPTVRFHGDPTSFVGLGIETLRDGGRLGAGGNGAVAVVDGDASVGAPWEGAGTVVFVPPEDPVDLAAFNQGLASLRIAWQARIDAGSGDLGLAEPEAAFSLSGVRVRQRYLLRATGGGSAADTALLRTEDGEPWLIRTESDDRMALVLASPLTAGASDLPAHPAMVPFLEALLVHWSHLATWPFADFGAGRPLTLPEWASEVESPDGTVRGVEGGARFTPLKAGVYAVRGTGSDGAGAETHFAANVPAEEADPTPMTRRGLEELFAGRPVFTAGPDASAWEDGIFRARRGRDMAPWLIALALALIGIELYLATPGRSRRPSADGEGSEVTSGASS from the coding sequence TTGAGCTTCCTCTACCTGTCAGCGCTGGCGCTCGGGCTGAGCGTCGTCGTGCCCCTCATCCTCCACCTGCGGCGGCGCCAGACCGACCGGCGCGTGTCCTTTCCGGCGCTCCGCTACCTGAGCCGCGCGGAAGACGCGCGCTCGAGGTCGCTCGCGGCCTCGGACCTGCTCCTGCTCGCCGTGCGGATCGGCCTCCTGATCGCGCTCGCGCTCGCCGCAGCGGGTCCGCTCATCGGGCGGGGCGGGGCCCACGACCACGAGCCGACGGACCTCGCGCTCATCGTGGACAACTCGGCGAGCGTCGGGCGGCTGGACGAGGACCGCCTCCTGTTCGAGTCGCTCGTGGAACTCGCCCGGTCGGCGCTCGCTGCGGCCCGTCCGGAAGACCGCGTGTGGCTCTTCCCCACCGTCGGGGAACCGCTCGCGGCCGGCGTCTCGGCAGGGCGCGCAGCTCCGGCGCTCGGGCAGCTCCGGCCGACGGACGGCGCGGCCGACCTGGCCGCCGCCGTGGCCCGGGCGGCCGCGGCGCTCCCTGCCGACGGCGAGCGGCGGCGAGAAATCCAGTTGCTGTCGGATCTCCAGGCTTCGGCGCTGCGGACCGCCCCGGCGGCGGCCGGCGACGCCGCCCCCCTCGTGGCCTACGCGCCGCGGCCGCCGGCCGAGCCGAACGGGGCTCTCGTCGATGTCGAACTCACCGGCGGCACGACCGCGCCGTCGGGGACGGGACACGGCGTCATCGTGCGGAGCGCGCGCAGCGGGCCGGCCGCTCCGCCGGAACCGCCGGGCGCCGCCGCGGCGGAAGCCGACATCCGCCTCGAACTCGACGGACGGCTCGCCGGCGCCGCCCGCGCCCCGTGGGGAGCGAGCGCCATCCTCGGCCTTCCCGAACTCGGTCCCGGGCTGCACGAGGGTCGGCTGGAGGTGGACCCCGCCGGCGCGCGGGCCGACGATCTGCGCTACTTCGCGATCCGGATCGTGCCTCCGCCCACGGTCCGCTTCCACGGCGACCCGACGAGCTTCGTCGGACTCGGGATCGAAACGCTCCGCGATGGAGGGCGGCTGGGAGCGGGAGGAAACGGGGCCGTCGCGGTCGTGGACGGGGATGCGAGCGTCGGCGCGCCGTGGGAGGGCGCGGGGACCGTCGTCTTCGTTCCGCCCGAGGACCCGGTGGATCTCGCGGCCTTCAACCAGGGACTGGCCTCCCTCAGGATCGCCTGGCAGGCGCGCATCGATGCGGGATCGGGCGACCTTGGACTCGCGGAGCCGGAGGCCGCGTTCTCGCTTTCGGGGGTTCGGGTCCGGCAGCGCTATCTCCTTCGCGCGACGGGCGGCGGGTCGGCCGCCGACACGGCGCTGCTCCGCACGGAAGACGGCGAGCCCTGGCTCATCCGCACGGAGTCGGATGATCGGATGGCGTTGGTCCTCGCTTCGCCGCTCACCGCCGGCGCGAGCGATCTCCCCGCGCATCCCGCCATGGTCCCCTTCCTCGAAGCGCTCCTCGTGCACTGGTCGCACCTGGCCACCTGGCCCTTCGCCGATTTCGGCGCCGGGCGGCCGCTGACCCTCCCCGAGTGGGCGAGCGAGGTCGAATCCCCCGACGGGACGGTGCGCGGCGTGGAGGGCGGAGCGCGGTTTACCCCGCTCAAGGCGGGGGTGTATGCGGTCCGGGGTACCGGGAGCGACGGGGCGGGCGCGGAGACGCACTTCGCGGCGAACGTGCCGGCGGAGGAGGCCGATCCCACGCCGATGACGCGGCGCGGCCTCGAGGAACTGTTCGCCGGCCGGCCGGTATTCACGGCAGGCCCCGACGCGAGCGCCTGGGAAGACGGTATCTTTCGAGCGCGGCGGGGCCGGGACATGGCCCCGTGGCTGATCGCGCTCGCGCTCGCGCTGATCGGGATCGAGCTGTACCTGGCGACGCCGGGCCGGTCGCGACGCCCGAGCGCGGACGGTGAAGGGAGCGAGGTGACATCGGGCGCGTCGAGCTGA
- the mfd gene encoding transcription-repair coupling factor, with protein sequence MRAAGVPEALSRRGARALVHPLPGAGPAALALALDDLAVGAPVVLVAETPERADALHEDLRTLGASGARCYPQREALPYEDADPHVEIEAQRVEATGALLGGRCRILTTTARALAERAPIPVGPGTSLALTVRRGAAHPLAELGHRLEEMGFDRTHTVREVGDYAIRGGIVDLFPFGHPAPLRIELWGDEVESVRRFDALTQRSTEPLESVDVLPVALRSSETAGDVERRALVETLPPTALALILDPEGGVRARARLWDEVRDARKRVGAGAEPSESLVLPPSEAEQRLAAFRRLEFTAPEQGAPTAIRLPVEPPPAIDRDMKRLVAEIGTARARGERFVVFCDNDGQVERLEEILTERGGAALAREVALAIGSLSGGFRVGVPGTLLVLTDHEVFRRRYRRHRVRLRGAATIESIAAIEPGDYVVHMEHGIGRYMGLERVEVRGETIETMEIRYADGEILRLPHYRLDLIERWSAAGSDARPPTVHKLGRRKWKQLRNRTVAAIEATAVELLQLYARRKMSPGRAFPAETAWQREMESAFLYDETPDQLGAWEAVRRDLEAPVPMDRLVCGDVGFGKTEVAIRAAFKAVQDGAQVAVLAPTTILADQHLTTFRERLAGFPVHVEGLSRFRTPREQRKVVAGLRAGTIDIVIGTHRLLSRDVEFRDLGLLIVDEEQRFGVRQKERLKEYRETVDVLTLTATPIPRTLHLALGGLRDLSTIRTPPRNRMPIITHVLSWDDGILEEALRREFDRGGQVFFVHDRVETIRAVASRVERLMPEARAAIAHGQMPERDLEDVMHRFVRGELDLLICTSIIENGLDVPSANTMIVHRAQNFGLAQLYQLRGRVGRSHRRAYCYLVVPSDVAPDAAERLRVLEHHTELGSGYQVALKDLELRGAGNLLGGEQSGFATAVGIETWQRLVESTLRRLKGESSDPVPRARVSVDGESFLPDAYVAGSPVKMHLYRRLSRLTKWEEVKLFRAELEDRFGRLPPPAARLIAAGELRILGAAIGADWIRASDDDARISFEATASPQLRLLTNALADRQLHVEVRRLEPLSLVLRRAGTEPLLPMLVEALGILAAPGRAEARETRTAVTAGGV encoded by the coding sequence GTGCGAGCCGCCGGAGTCCCGGAGGCGCTCTCGCGGCGTGGTGCCCGTGCGCTAGTCCACCCGCTCCCGGGTGCGGGACCCGCCGCGCTCGCGCTCGCGCTCGACGACCTGGCCGTCGGCGCCCCCGTCGTCCTCGTCGCCGAGACTCCCGAGCGGGCCGACGCGCTCCACGAGGACCTCCGCACGCTCGGCGCGAGCGGCGCCCGCTGTTATCCGCAGCGAGAGGCCCTCCCGTACGAAGATGCGGACCCTCACGTCGAGATCGAGGCCCAGCGCGTGGAGGCGACGGGGGCGCTCCTCGGCGGGCGCTGCCGCATCCTCACGACGACGGCCCGCGCGCTCGCCGAACGCGCGCCGATCCCCGTCGGGCCCGGCACGAGTCTCGCGCTCACGGTGCGGCGCGGGGCCGCGCACCCGCTGGCCGAACTCGGCCACCGTCTCGAGGAGATGGGCTTCGACCGCACCCACACGGTGCGTGAGGTCGGGGATTATGCGATCCGCGGCGGGATCGTGGATCTGTTCCCGTTCGGACATCCCGCGCCGCTTCGGATCGAACTATGGGGCGACGAGGTGGAGTCCGTGCGCCGCTTCGACGCACTCACACAGCGTTCGACCGAACCCCTGGAGAGCGTCGATGTCCTCCCGGTCGCGCTGCGGAGTTCGGAGACGGCGGGCGACGTCGAGCGGCGCGCCCTCGTCGAGACGCTCCCTCCGACGGCGCTCGCCCTGATCCTCGACCCGGAAGGGGGCGTCCGGGCCCGCGCACGCCTTTGGGATGAGGTCCGGGACGCCCGGAAGCGCGTCGGAGCCGGCGCGGAGCCGTCTGAGTCCCTCGTCCTCCCGCCCTCCGAGGCGGAGCAGCGGCTTGCGGCGTTCCGCCGTCTCGAATTCACGGCCCCGGAGCAGGGGGCGCCGACCGCGATCCGGCTTCCCGTCGAACCTCCGCCCGCCATAGACCGCGACATGAAGCGGCTCGTGGCGGAGATCGGTACGGCGCGGGCCCGCGGAGAACGATTCGTCGTCTTCTGCGACAACGACGGCCAGGTCGAGCGGCTGGAGGAGATCCTCACCGAACGCGGGGGCGCCGCGCTCGCCCGCGAGGTCGCCCTCGCCATCGGATCCCTCAGCGGCGGGTTCAGGGTCGGGGTCCCCGGCACCCTGCTCGTCCTCACGGATCACGAGGTGTTTCGGCGGCGGTATCGCCGCCACCGCGTCCGGCTGCGCGGCGCCGCGACCATCGAGTCCATCGCGGCCATCGAACCCGGAGACTACGTGGTTCACATGGAGCACGGGATCGGCCGCTACATGGGCCTCGAGCGCGTCGAAGTGCGCGGCGAGACGATCGAGACGATGGAGATCCGCTACGCCGACGGCGAGATCCTGAGACTCCCGCACTATCGGCTGGACCTCATCGAACGCTGGAGCGCCGCCGGCTCCGACGCCCGGCCGCCGACGGTCCACAAGCTCGGCCGGCGGAAGTGGAAGCAACTCCGGAACCGGACCGTCGCGGCGATCGAGGCCACGGCGGTCGAACTCCTCCAACTCTACGCGCGCCGCAAGATGTCGCCCGGGCGCGCCTTTCCCGCCGAGACCGCGTGGCAGCGCGAGATGGAATCCGCCTTCCTCTACGATGAGACGCCGGATCAGCTCGGCGCCTGGGAGGCCGTCCGCCGGGATCTCGAGGCGCCGGTCCCGATGGATCGCCTCGTGTGCGGGGACGTCGGCTTCGGGAAGACGGAGGTCGCGATTCGCGCGGCGTTCAAGGCGGTACAGGACGGCGCCCAGGTCGCCGTGCTCGCCCCGACCACAATCCTCGCGGACCAGCATCTCACCACCTTCCGCGAGCGCCTCGCGGGCTTCCCCGTGCACGTGGAAGGGCTGTCGCGCTTCCGCACCCCCCGTGAGCAGCGCAAAGTCGTCGCCGGGCTCCGGGCCGGGACCATCGACATCGTCATCGGCACGCACCGGCTCCTCTCCCGCGACGTCGAATTCCGCGACCTGGGCCTCCTCATCGTCGACGAGGAGCAGCGTTTCGGGGTCCGCCAGAAGGAGCGGCTGAAGGAGTACCGCGAGACGGTGGACGTCCTCACCCTCACGGCGACGCCCATCCCCCGGACCCTTCACCTTGCGCTCGGCGGGCTGCGCGACCTCTCCACGATCCGCACACCGCCGCGAAACCGCATGCCGATCATCACGCACGTGCTGTCGTGGGACGACGGGATTCTGGAGGAGGCGCTGCGGCGCGAGTTCGACCGCGGCGGCCAGGTGTTCTTCGTCCACGACCGCGTCGAGACGATCCGCGCCGTCGCGAGCCGGGTCGAGAGACTGATGCCCGAAGCGCGGGCCGCGATCGCGCACGGCCAGATGCCTGAGCGCGACCTCGAGGACGTGATGCACCGCTTCGTCCGCGGCGAGCTCGATCTCCTCATCTGCACGTCCATCATCGAGAACGGACTCGACGTCCCGTCCGCGAACACGATGATCGTCCACCGGGCCCAGAACTTCGGCCTCGCCCAGCTCTACCAGCTGCGGGGGCGGGTCGGCCGCTCGCACCGCCGGGCCTACTGCTATCTCGTCGTCCCCTCCGATGTCGCCCCGGATGCGGCGGAGCGGCTGCGGGTCCTGGAGCACCACACGGAACTGGGCTCGGGATACCAGGTCGCGCTCAAGGACCTCGAGTTGCGGGGGGCGGGGAACCTGCTGGGCGGAGAGCAGAGCGGCTTCGCGACCGCGGTGGGGATCGAGACGTGGCAGCGGCTCGTCGAGAGCACGCTCAGGCGATTGAAGGGAGAATCGTCGGACCCCGTGCCGCGCGCCCGGGTCTCCGTGGACGGAGAATCGTTCCTCCCCGATGCCTACGTCGCCGGGTCCCCGGTAAAGATGCATCTCTATCGCCGTCTCTCACGTCTCACGAAGTGGGAAGAGGTGAAGTTGTTCCGCGCGGAACTCGAGGATCGCTTCGGTCGCCTTCCTCCCCCCGCGGCGCGTCTCATCGCGGCGGGGGAACTCCGGATTCTCGGGGCGGCGATCGGCGCGGACTGGATCCGGGCCTCCGACGACGACGCCCGAATCTCGTTCGAAGCGACGGCCTCGCCGCAGCTCAGGCTCCTCACGAACGCGCTCGCGGACCGCCAGTTGCACGTTGAAGTACGGCGGCTCGAACCGTTATCGTTGGTCCTGCGACGGGCGGGAACCGAGCCCCTCCTGCCGATGCTGGTCGAAGCCCTGGGGATCCTGGCGGCGCCGGGGCGCGCGGAGGCGAGGGAAACGAGAACTGCGGTGACCGCGGGAGGAGTCTAG